The following are encoded together in the Salmonella enterica subsp. enterica serovar Choleraesuis genome:
- a CDS encoding gluconate permease — MSDNLLEVKKTHLSPGIKGFIVLCIGLAIFFIGSAGEQHPTSGRVIGGLLVAIGALLFMILKTRITAFPALIIAAVISGSLGGMQSELMIASITKGFGGTLGHIGIVIGFGVMMGSLLQLSGASQRMAQTFIKLLGQGREELALILIGLIVSMAVFCDSAFIVLVPLVKAISRSSGKSVVGLGATLAAGLVISHSMIPPAVGPFGVASQFNMPIGTFMLWSMLVAVPVAIAGYLYTRRLGNSIYIVPTADGEGFSRERLIPTTSQTQDEQRLPGVVISFAPLIVPIILILLATFCKELKLAEQFSGQWTGMVAQMLVTLGHPVIAVGSGLLIATIGLGSHYDRKEVTQNMESAIRSAGIIFLVIGGGGALGMVLRDSGAGNMIAEFIVSIGVPGVLLPLTISTLIRLIQGSGAVAMITAASITAPMINTLGLDPIIAGLGCTIGSFMFSYFNDAYFWVVNRSLGVTEVSEQIRVWSITSTILWATGSVTLLLINWLFF; from the coding sequence ATGTCTGACAACCTGTTGGAAGTGAAAAAGACACATCTGAGTCCCGGTATAAAAGGTTTTATTGTGTTGTGTATTGGTCTTGCCATCTTTTTTATCGGCAGCGCCGGTGAACAGCATCCCACAAGCGGACGGGTTATTGGCGGGCTGCTGGTGGCAATCGGTGCCCTACTCTTTATGATCTTAAAAACCCGCATCACAGCATTTCCGGCGCTGATCATCGCCGCCGTCATATCTGGCTCATTGGGGGGAATGCAAAGCGAATTGATGATTGCCTCTATTACTAAAGGATTTGGCGGCACCCTCGGCCATATCGGTATTGTGATAGGTTTTGGAGTCATGATGGGGTCGCTGTTGCAACTTAGCGGCGCCTCTCAGCGTATGGCCCAAACATTTATTAAATTACTCGGCCAGGGCCGGGAGGAGCTGGCACTCATCCTCATAGGCCTGATAGTTTCGATGGCCGTATTCTGTGATTCAGCCTTTATTGTATTGGTACCGCTGGTCAAAGCGATTTCGCGCAGCAGCGGTAAATCCGTCGTAGGCCTTGGTGCAACTCTGGCGGCTGGCCTGGTCATTAGCCACAGTATGATACCGCCAGCGGTCGGCCCGTTTGGCGTAGCTTCGCAGTTCAATATGCCCATCGGTACCTTTATGCTCTGGAGCATGCTGGTCGCGGTGCCTGTAGCTATCGCCGGATATCTTTATACTCGCCGTCTCGGAAACTCTATTTACATCGTCCCTACGGCTGATGGCGAAGGTTTTAGCCGCGAGCGCCTGATCCCGACGACGTCCCAAACGCAAGATGAGCAGCGCCTGCCTGGCGTGGTTATCTCATTTGCACCGCTTATCGTCCCTATCATTCTTATTTTGCTGGCGACTTTCTGTAAGGAGCTAAAGCTGGCTGAGCAATTCTCCGGGCAATGGACAGGCATGGTCGCGCAAATGCTGGTGACTTTGGGCCACCCGGTTATTGCCGTCGGCAGCGGGCTGCTTATCGCTACCATTGGCCTGGGTAGCCACTACGATCGCAAAGAAGTCACCCAAAATATGGAAAGCGCTATCCGCTCAGCGGGGATCATTTTCCTGGTGATCGGCGGCGGTGGCGCATTAGGGATGGTGCTTCGTGATTCCGGCGCGGGAAATATGATTGCCGAATTTATCGTAAGTATCGGGGTGCCCGGCGTACTATTGCCACTAACTATTTCGACGTTGATTCGCTTGATTCAAGGCTCTGGGGCGGTGGCTATGATTACCGCCGCCAGTATTACCGCGCCGATGATTAATACTCTGGGGCTGGATCCCATCATTGCCGGACTTGGCTGCACCATTGGCTCCTTTATGTTCTCGTATTTTAACGATGCCTACTTCTGGGTGGTGAACCGTTCGCTGGGGGTGACTGAAGTATCCGAACAAATTAGGGTCTGGAGTATAACTTCCACAATTCTGTGGGCTACCGGCTCGGTAACTTTACTGCTGATAAATTGGCTATTTTTCTAA
- the pdxA gene encoding 4-hydroxythreonine-4-phosphate dehydrogenase has product MMKPLIAIPMGDAAGIGPEITVKTIASTEAQQYADMVVIGHPEVIQQALQFSNVNLDIHIIEDIQHMDKRPGILNLINRGEINMPALKQGEIQGQCGKAAYACIAHSIDLALKGEVDAVATTPINKESLKAGKVDFIGHTEIFGKLTATPDPLTMFQVRDLRVFFLTRHLSLIDAIRSLTPEKVCDYAIRCAEALRKLGLDNPRLTVAAINPHGGEHGLFGSEDDDILLPGIEMAQARGVNICGPKPADSVFHFALQGKYDAVLSPYHDQGHIATKMVDFHRTISITNGMPILRTSVDHGTANDIAGQGIADPISMIEAVRLAALYAPCFKK; this is encoded by the coding sequence ATGATGAAACCATTAATCGCCATTCCAATGGGGGATGCCGCTGGCATTGGCCCAGAGATCACCGTAAAAACCATTGCGTCTACCGAAGCGCAACAATATGCCGATATGGTCGTTATTGGCCATCCTGAAGTCATTCAGCAGGCTTTACAGTTTTCAAATGTAAATCTTGATATTCATATTATTGAAGATATCCAGCATATGGATAAACGCCCTGGTATATTAAATCTCATTAATCGCGGCGAAATAAATATGCCGGCCCTTAAACAAGGGGAGATTCAAGGCCAGTGCGGCAAAGCGGCCTATGCCTGTATCGCACACTCTATAGATTTGGCCCTTAAGGGCGAGGTTGATGCGGTGGCCACTACGCCAATTAACAAGGAGTCGCTTAAGGCCGGGAAGGTCGATTTTATTGGCCACACCGAGATTTTTGGCAAGCTAACCGCCACCCCGGACCCGCTCACTATGTTTCAGGTACGCGATTTAAGGGTTTTCTTTCTTACCCGCCATCTGTCGCTGATTGATGCTATTCGCAGCCTGACACCGGAGAAAGTTTGCGATTACGCCATTCGCTGTGCTGAGGCGCTAAGAAAATTGGGACTGGATAATCCGCGCTTAACCGTCGCCGCCATTAATCCGCACGGCGGCGAGCACGGACTATTTGGCAGTGAAGATGACGACATACTGCTGCCGGGCATTGAAATGGCTCAGGCACGCGGGGTCAATATTTGCGGGCCAAAACCCGCCGACAGCGTGTTCCATTTTGCCCTGCAAGGGAAATATGACGCCGTGCTGTCGCCCTATCACGATCAGGGACATATCGCGACCAAGATGGTCGATTTTCACCGCACCATCTCCATCACCAACGGTATGCCCATCCTGCGCACCTCAGTCGATCACGGTACGGCAAATGATATTGCCGGTCAGGGTATCGCCGACCCTATAAGCATGATTGAGGCGGTAAGACTGGCTGCGCTCTACGCCCCTTGCTTCAAAAAATAA
- a CDS encoding DeoR family transcriptional regulator, which yields MPRYSKEKRVERTIQLLNEKDSLTISELADYFEVSQMTIRRDVDELQSQGMVKVVFGGQIIKNFIDKSPEYKDKAQANTDAKKRIALQAYKLLVPNQIVFMDGGTTVKELAYLIDIPLTVMTNDINTAFILNEKPMVTTIICPGELSKESRTAYSTETLRFLANHSYDIAFIGADGFSTGNGAMTTTQAKADCKWMAASKSAKAILLTDSSKENIFCPYKIADMDYFSHVLTDNE from the coding sequence ATGCCACGATATAGCAAAGAGAAAAGAGTTGAGCGCACAATCCAGTTATTAAATGAAAAGGATTCACTTACTATAAGTGAGCTGGCCGACTATTTTGAAGTCTCTCAAATGACTATTCGCCGCGATGTAGATGAATTGCAAAGTCAGGGGATGGTTAAAGTCGTCTTTGGCGGACAGATTATAAAAAATTTTATTGATAAGAGCCCAGAGTATAAAGATAAAGCACAGGCAAACACTGATGCCAAAAAGAGAATTGCACTCCAGGCATATAAATTGTTAGTTCCTAATCAAATTGTTTTTATGGATGGTGGCACCACCGTTAAAGAGCTGGCATATCTTATTGATATTCCACTCACAGTAATGACCAATGATATTAATACGGCATTTATTTTAAATGAAAAACCGATGGTAACAACTATCATCTGCCCAGGTGAGCTTTCAAAGGAAAGCCGGACGGCTTATAGCACCGAAACATTGCGTTTTTTAGCTAACCACTCTTATGACATTGCTTTTATTGGCGCCGATGGTTTTTCTACTGGTAATGGCGCAATGACCACCACCCAGGCAAAAGCTGATTGCAAATGGATGGCGGCCAGTAAATCGGCTAAGGCAATATTATTAACCGATAGCAGTAAAGAGAATATTTTCTGTCCTTACAAAATTGCAGACATGGATTATTTCAGTCATGTCTTAACGGATAATGAATGA
- the kdsD gene encoding arabinose-5-phosphate isomerase, giving the protein MNPESRLTADTIIEQGRYVLEQEAMALRAAVNTLDDSFAQAVNLILNIQGRVIVTGMGKPGYIAHKTAATLASTGTPAFFLHPAEGAHGDLGMVTSQDVVLAISNSGETAELINILPVIKRIGASLISICGDPQSTLVRHSDVFISAQVSAECCPLNLAPTSSTTLALALGDALAVALMHQRAFKAEDFALYHPGGALGRRLLLTVGKVMRTGLAGCCLTRDKTILDALFAMTSHLSGAAVIVDEHNHLQGIVTDGDIRRYVMHNNLFMTQPVTEIMKSHPLTIYEDCLVDEAIRVMEQHKPAPVTVLPVLNRRDRVCGLIHITDMLSKKVI; this is encoded by the coding sequence ATGAATCCAGAAAGTCGGTTAACCGCAGACACTATCATTGAGCAGGGGCGCTATGTGCTGGAGCAGGAAGCTATGGCGCTGCGTGCTGCCGTGAATACCCTTGATGATTCTTTTGCCCAGGCGGTGAATCTTATCCTTAACATACAAGGACGAGTCATTGTTACCGGAATGGGCAAGCCTGGCTATATCGCCCATAAAACGGCGGCAACGCTTGCCAGCACCGGGACGCCCGCATTTTTTTTGCATCCGGCGGAAGGTGCGCACGGCGATCTTGGTATGGTGACATCACAGGATGTGGTGCTGGCCATTTCAAACAGCGGCGAAACGGCAGAGTTAATTAACATACTGCCGGTAATAAAAAGGATCGGTGCATCCCTTATCTCTATTTGTGGCGATCCTCAATCTACCCTGGTGCGCCATAGCGATGTGTTTATCAGTGCACAGGTTTCTGCTGAATGTTGTCCACTCAATCTGGCGCCAACCAGCAGCACCACCCTGGCTTTGGCGCTGGGAGATGCTCTGGCGGTCGCGCTAATGCATCAGCGTGCGTTTAAAGCGGAGGATTTCGCGTTATATCATCCCGGCGGCGCACTTGGCCGACGGTTGCTGCTAACGGTTGGGAAAGTTATGCGTACCGGGCTGGCCGGATGTTGCCTGACTCGTGACAAAACGATCCTGGATGCTCTGTTTGCGATGACCAGCCATCTGTCGGGAGCCGCTGTGATTGTTGATGAGCACAATCACTTGCAGGGTATTGTTACCGATGGTGATATCCGTCGTTATGTTATGCATAACAACTTATTTATGACTCAGCCGGTCACGGAAATTATGAAATCCCATCCTCTGACTATTTATGAAGACTGCCTGGTGGATGAGGCCATTCGCGTCATGGAGCAGCATAAACCGGCACCGGTAACGGTTCTCCCGGTGCTTAATCGCCGCGATCGGGTGTGTGGGTTAATTCATATTACCGATATGCTGAGTAAAAAAGTTATCTGA
- a CDS encoding histidine-histamine antiporter — MGNVSAGTAHKMGLTALTLVTASNMMGSGVFMLPTNLAGVGYISLWGWLFTIIGVIAIALVFAKTSLVTPRTGGIVAYASDAFGPFIGFQTTVCYWISAWVGNVALLVAGVGYLSYFFPILHNPVYGSITAIVILWAFIVLGSFGAKTAGRAQSFTATCMLIVVLGVGIVGWFWFEPKLFTEVYNGTGQSNGSAIVSAASIALWGFLGVESAVVSSGQVDNPERTVPRATVYGLLIASVCYVGSCTVIMGLVPHAELVKSAAPFADAARYMFGDMAGNIASAMSIIACFGSISGWLILQSEGPRAGAQQGLFPKVFADTNKHDVPMKGLIISGVLMSIVLLLTASPDLADQFKVVILMSVFASLLPYMYALIALPIIMVSKKLNRGPTFMFYCVLTVIGMIYSIFALMGSGSDSIFWGTIMMMVTIPLFSFVAAGRNKKGQEILYLEK; from the coding sequence ATGGGAAATGTAAGCGCGGGTACCGCGCATAAAATGGGGCTAACGGCACTAACGCTGGTTACCGCCTCTAATATGATGGGCTCCGGGGTATTTATGCTACCGACCAACCTGGCCGGGGTGGGGTATATATCTTTGTGGGGCTGGTTATTTACTATTATCGGCGTTATTGCCATTGCGCTGGTATTTGCCAAAACCAGCCTGGTTACGCCGCGTACCGGCGGTATAGTCGCTTACGCCAGCGATGCTTTTGGCCCATTTATCGGATTTCAAACGACGGTTTGCTACTGGATTAGCGCCTGGGTAGGCAACGTGGCGCTGCTGGTGGCAGGTGTGGGCTACCTCAGTTACTTTTTCCCAATTTTGCACAATCCGGTTTACGGCAGCATTACGGCAATCGTCATCCTGTGGGCGTTTATTGTATTAGGGAGCTTCGGAGCGAAAACCGCCGGACGTGCGCAATCCTTTACCGCCACCTGTATGCTGATTGTCGTATTAGGAGTGGGGATCGTTGGCTGGTTCTGGTTTGAGCCTAAGTTGTTTACCGAAGTGTATAACGGTACCGGCCAGAGCAACGGCTCGGCGATTGTTTCTGCCGCATCTATTGCGCTGTGGGGCTTCCTTGGCGTTGAGTCTGCGGTGGTATCCAGCGGCCAGGTTGATAACCCGGAGCGCACCGTTCCTCGCGCCACTGTATACGGTCTGCTGATTGCCTCTGTCTGCTATGTAGGTAGCTGCACCGTTATTATGGGCCTGGTTCCTCACGCTGAGCTGGTGAAATCCGCCGCTCCATTTGCCGATGCCGCTCGCTATATGTTTGGTGATATGGCCGGTAACATCGCATCAGCCATGAGTATTATCGCTTGTTTCGGGTCTATCTCCGGCTGGTTGATCCTACAGTCCGAAGGGCCACGCGCTGGCGCTCAACAGGGCCTGTTCCCGAAAGTATTTGCTGATACCAATAAACACGATGTGCCAATGAAAGGGCTGATTATTTCCGGCGTGTTGATGAGCATCGTGCTGCTGCTTACCGCCTCTCCAGACCTCGCGGATCAGTTCAAAGTTGTTATTTTAATGTCGGTATTCGCTTCGCTGCTACCTTATATGTATGCCCTAATTGCGCTGCCAATCATTATGGTTTCTAAAAAGCTCAATCGCGGGCCGACCTTTATGTTCTACTGCGTGCTGACCGTGATTGGCATGATTTACAGTATCTTCGCTTTAATGGGGTCAGGTAGTGATTCCATCTTCTGGGGCACAATTATGATGATGGTGACTATTCCGCTGTTTTCATTTGTTGCCGCTGGCCGTAATAAAAAAGGTCAGGAAATTCTTTACCTCGAAAAATAA
- the hdc gene encoding histidine decarboxylase: MTLSIADQNKLDAFWSYCVKNRYFNIGYPESADFDYSMLERFMRFSINNCGDWGEYCNYLLNSFDFEKEVMEYFAGLFKIPFDESWGYVTNGGTESNMFGCYLGRELFPDGTLYYSKDTHYSVAKIVKLLRIKSQLVESQPNGEIDYDDLANKIKSSGERHPIIFANIGTTVRGAIDDIAEIQRRIADLGIPRHEYYLHADAALSGMILPFVDEPQPFTFADGIDSIGVSGHKMIGSPIPCGIVVAKKRNVDMISVEIDYISAHDKTISGSRNGHTPLMMWAAVRSHTEAEWRRRISHSLTMAKYAVDRFKAAGIEVMCHKNSITVVFPKPSEWVWKKHCLATSGNVAHLITTAHHLDSSQIDALIDDVITDLKQRAA; encoded by the coding sequence ATGACTTTATCTATCGCCGATCAAAATAAATTGGATGCATTCTGGTCTTACTGCGTAAAAAACCGTTATTTTAATATCGGTTATCCAGAGTCTGCTGACTTTGACTATTCGATGCTGGAACGTTTTATGCGCTTCTCCATCAATAACTGCGGCGACTGGGGAGAATATTGTAACTACCTGCTCAACTCCTTTGATTTTGAAAAAGAAGTGATGGAGTATTTTGCCGGTCTGTTCAAAATCCCATTTGATGAAAGCTGGGGTTATGTGACCAATGGCGGTACCGAAAGTAATATGTTTGGCTGCTATCTTGGCCGTGAGCTGTTCCCGGATGGCACGCTTTATTACTCTAAAGATACCCACTATTCCGTGGCAAAAATCGTCAAGCTGCTGCGCATCAAATCACAGCTGGTAGAGTCTCAGCCGAATGGCGAAATCGACTATGACGACCTGGCCAATAAGATTAAATCTTCAGGCGAACGCCACCCGATCATTTTTGCCAACATTGGTACTACCGTTCGCGGTGCTATCGATGATATCGCTGAAATCCAGCGCCGCATTGCGGATCTAGGTATTCCGCGCCACGAATATTATCTGCATGCGGATGCGGCTCTGAGCGGGATGATCCTGCCGTTTGTTGATGAGCCTCAGCCATTCACTTTTGCCGATGGTATCGACTCCATTGGGGTTTCTGGCCATAAAATGATCGGCTCGCCAATTCCGTGTGGCATCGTGGTCGCCAAGAAACGCAATGTCGACATGATTAGCGTGGAAATTGACTATATTTCGGCACACGACAAAACCATCTCCGGCTCCCGTAACGGCCACACACCATTAATGATGTGGGCAGCAGTGCGCAGCCATACCGAAGCCGAATGGCGTCGCCGAATCAGCCATAGCCTGACCATGGCCAAATACGCGGTCGATCGCTTTAAAGCGGCGGGTATTGAAGTGATGTGCCATAAAAACTCCATCACCGTGGTATTCCCGAAACCTTCGGAATGGGTATGGAAGAAACATTGCCTGGCGACTTCCGGTAACGTCGCGCACCTGATAACCACGGCCCACCATCTGGATAGCTCGCAGATAGATGCCCTGATTGATGATGTGATTACCGACTTAAAGCAGCGGGCGGCCTGA
- the hisS gene encoding histidine--tRNA ligase, protein MNTSLRAIRGMRDVLPEETPIWQWLETKFRQMVFRYGYQEMRLPLLEPVALFERAVGEATDIVSKEMYNFMDKSGEHITLRPEGTSGCMRAVLENNLCYNKTQRLWYQGPMFRYERPQKGRLRQFTQFGAEAFGMAGPDVDAEMIFMLRDLFQELGLLNHVRLEINSLGTPEERKAHREQLVAWFNAHREQLDEDSLKRLETNPLRILDSKNPDMQPMLEQAPKLLDFLNDESRHHFAMVCELLDKASIPYRVNPRLVRGLDYYTRTVFEWITEELGSQGTVCGGGRYDGLAELFNPKPLPACGFAIGIERLLLLIQTVSRQDNPQWHFCPDVVITSELQDSGLKAQLLAETLRQRVEGLSVLVDCSGAKLKRQHQNALQNKCKVIVTINADSGIRLWDLAASQQMDVTEKELVSWLQQQGR, encoded by the coding sequence ATGAATACCAGTTTGCGGGCAATCCGCGGCATGCGTGATGTGCTGCCCGAAGAGACGCCAATATGGCAATGGCTGGAAACTAAATTCCGCCAAATGGTTTTTCGATATGGCTATCAGGAGATGCGTTTGCCGCTGCTGGAGCCGGTGGCGTTGTTTGAACGCGCCGTTGGCGAAGCAACCGACATTGTGTCGAAAGAGATGTACAACTTTATGGATAAGAGCGGGGAGCACATCACCCTGCGTCCGGAAGGCACCAGCGGCTGTATGCGTGCGGTGCTGGAAAATAATCTGTGCTACAACAAAACGCAGCGCCTGTGGTATCAAGGCCCAATGTTCCGCTACGAGCGCCCGCAGAAAGGGCGGTTGCGCCAGTTCACTCAGTTTGGCGCTGAAGCCTTCGGCATGGCCGGGCCGGACGTAGATGCCGAAATGATCTTCATGCTTCGCGACCTGTTCCAGGAGCTTGGGCTACTGAACCACGTGCGTCTGGAGATTAACTCGCTCGGCACCCCGGAAGAGCGCAAGGCTCATCGCGAGCAGCTGGTCGCCTGGTTTAACGCGCATCGCGAGCAGCTGGATGAAGACAGCTTAAAGCGGCTGGAAACCAACCCATTACGCATTCTCGACAGTAAAAATCCCGATATGCAGCCAATGCTGGAACAGGCACCGAAGCTGCTCGACTTCCTCAATGATGAATCCCGCCATCACTTTGCCATGGTATGCGAACTGTTGGATAAGGCATCGATTCCTTATCGGGTTAATCCGCGCCTTGTGCGTGGCCTGGATTATTACACTCGCACCGTATTTGAGTGGATAACCGAGGAGCTCGGCTCTCAGGGTACCGTGTGCGGGGGCGGTCGCTATGACGGCCTGGCCGAGTTATTTAACCCTAAACCGCTTCCGGCCTGCGGGTTTGCTATTGGTATTGAGCGTCTGCTACTGCTAATTCAAACCGTAAGCCGCCAGGATAATCCGCAGTGGCATTTTTGTCCGGATGTAGTTATCACCAGCGAATTACAGGACAGCGGGCTTAAGGCTCAGTTGCTGGCTGAAACGCTGCGACAGCGGGTAGAAGGGCTGAGCGTACTGGTGGATTGCAGCGGTGCGAAGCTTAAGCGTCAGCATCAGAATGCGCTGCAAAACAAATGTAAAGTCATCGTCACCATTAATGCAGACTCCGGGATCCGCCTGTGGGATCTTGCTGCATCCCAGCAGATGGATGTCACTGAAAAAGAGCTGGTGAGCTGGCTGCAACAGCAGGGTCGCTAA
- a CDS encoding histidine--tRNA ligase — protein MARKNRLFIPGMPHLVQLRGHNDDALFRESEDYTSFGRCLIQAARRYEVAIHSWSLAPERILLLLSAPDKQALGRFIQHIGRSYVPYYNRRYQRHGSLWDNRYLSSPLEPGVYFLLVKKYIECGEDGVSGRHSFGEQPTDSITPHPVWQQLDADPSRCQERYQDFCRSPLNATLVARIRTALEQNCLLATPRVSQKLESRLERPLQARHSGRPRKHHYNPVEQWTWLEQQAEVFLRQHGYQQIRLSLLERQPLFAAGGPMLSGNGELRGDGTTGCLRLIAAHQHIPAMSRLWYAGVMFPKTAPSVGVQQNHQIGIEAFGMPGVDIELEHLVMQVNFFRLLGLSDRVELHINMLGEATAFESFRQALREHYGPLAHMLAPTQQKWLEQRPEWLLNHDDILLQRLALNAPRLNDFVSGQSQERFLALQRSLSALGVAWQHDRGLFPRNDYCQLVFEWRSQTLGNNLVLCRGGRYDACASRILERPVYACGFAFMVEPIMVLLSDTRHRDKTRREVDVVIIPEQPRVAAAALLLGRQLRQQFPHLSIVNDGSNFRSSTRLKNARRLGARFVVQMMGDGETLLIQDNQNQQYVESSAGQIFEHLAKNLLI, from the coding sequence ATGGCAAGAAAAAACAGGCTTTTTATACCCGGTATGCCGCATTTGGTGCAGCTACGTGGACATAACGATGATGCGTTATTTCGTGAATCGGAAGATTACACATCGTTTGGCCGCTGCCTGATTCAGGCCGCCCGGCGTTACGAGGTCGCAATCCACAGCTGGTCTTTAGCGCCAGAACGTATCTTGTTATTACTTAGTGCGCCGGACAAACAGGCGCTTGGTCGCTTTATACAGCATATAGGACGTAGTTACGTCCCTTATTACAATCGCCGCTATCAGCGTCACGGATCTCTTTGGGATAACCGTTATTTAAGTAGCCCGCTGGAGCCTGGGGTCTACTTTTTGCTGGTGAAGAAATATATCGAATGTGGTGAAGACGGCGTCAGCGGTCGCCACAGTTTTGGCGAGCAGCCAACAGATAGCATTACGCCACATCCGGTTTGGCAACAGCTCGATGCTGACCCCTCCCGGTGTCAGGAACGTTATCAGGATTTTTGCCGCTCACCGCTAAATGCAACCCTGGTAGCCCGCATTCGCACAGCGCTTGAGCAGAACTGCCTGCTGGCAACGCCCAGAGTCAGCCAGAAACTGGAAAGCCGTCTCGAGCGTCCACTTCAGGCGCGCCATAGCGGGCGGCCGCGCAAGCACCATTATAATCCTGTCGAACAGTGGACGTGGCTGGAGCAGCAGGCCGAAGTCTTTCTGCGCCAGCACGGATACCAGCAAATTCGCCTGTCCCTGCTGGAGCGTCAGCCGCTATTTGCCGCAGGCGGGCCAATGCTTTCCGGCAACGGGGAACTGCGCGGCGACGGCACCACCGGCTGCCTGCGTCTTATTGCCGCCCACCAGCATATTCCGGCCATGAGTCGGTTGTGGTACGCCGGGGTGATGTTCCCCAAAACCGCCCCCAGCGTTGGCGTGCAGCAAAATCATCAGATAGGCATTGAGGCGTTTGGTATGCCTGGGGTGGATATAGAACTCGAACATCTGGTAATGCAGGTTAACTTCTTCCGCCTGCTGGGGCTGAGCGACCGGGTAGAGCTGCATATCAACATGCTGGGTGAGGCAACGGCATTTGAATCTTTCCGTCAGGCTTTGCGCGAGCATTATGGCCCATTGGCTCACATGCTGGCACCAACCCAACAAAAGTGGCTGGAGCAGCGCCCGGAATGGCTGCTGAATCATGATGATATTTTGCTGCAACGCCTGGCGCTCAACGCGCCGCGCCTGAATGATTTTGTCTCTGGTCAGTCGCAGGAGCGATTTTTGGCTTTGCAGCGGTCCCTCAGTGCTCTCGGGGTTGCCTGGCAACACGATCGCGGGCTTTTCCCCCGTAATGATTACTGCCAGCTGGTCTTTGAATGGCGCAGCCAGACCCTGGGCAATAACCTGGTTCTGTGCCGCGGCGGGCGCTACGACGCCTGCGCCAGCCGGATTCTTGAGCGGCCGGTCTATGCCTGCGGTTTTGCTTTTATGGTTGAGCCGATAATGGTGCTGTTGAGCGATACCCGGCATCGGGATAAAACGCGCCGCGAAGTCGATGTGGTGATTATTCCTGAGCAGCCGCGGGTCGCGGCCGCCGCGCTGTTACTTGGCCGCCAGCTACGTCAGCAGTTTCCACATCTCAGTATCGTGAACGACGGTTCAAACTTTCGCAGCTCAACCCGGCTGAAAAACGCCAGGCGGCTAGGCGCACGGTTTGTGGTGCAAATGATGGGTGATGGGGAGACGCTGCTGATTCAGGATAACCAAAACCAGCAATACGTTGAGTCATCGGCCGGGCAAATATTTGAACATTTGGCTAAAAATCTGCTTATCTAA